A region of the Apium graveolens cultivar Ventura chromosome 6, ASM990537v1, whole genome shotgun sequence genome:
CCGGGTCCATGGCCTTGTTGGGGTTGACATGTCCTGCACCATAGTCAAGAGGGGTACCAGGTACGCCAGTTGTCATGTCTATAATAGGACCATTGCTGTTGTCATATATGTCAGCCGTTGTCATCATTGCAGATCGTATAGCGGCTGAGCTCCAGTCACGGTTTGTCGCTTTTAGTAGTGCAGCAATGCCAACTATATGGGGAGACGCCATGGACGTACCAGACAAAAGTGCATAATCTGTTAGCAAATAATCGTCGTCTCCAATTAGTGCAGATCCTCTGTTTGGTGCCCATGCTGCCAAGATATTAACTCCTGGTGCCAGTATATCTGGTTTTAGGATCCATGGAGACCTAACATCAGGTCCTCGTGAGGAGAAATATGCAACCTGAGGAGCTGGTTTGATTCCTAATTGAGTATTTTGGAACTTGATGCTCACAGTGGGATTATCTGAATTGATTAAATAGTATTTGATCAATTCTCCATGTTCAGGGATCATGACAACGAACGGCACATTAAACTCTTTAGGCCTATAAAACTGCCCCTCGTCAGAACCGAACACGGCACCAGCAGCTCCGGTTCTATTCATCTCATACAGCGGACCGGGATACACATGAGGATCGTTATTGAAATCGCAGAAGATGTACTTTCCCTCTACATCTTTCGGGTCTAGAGAATCTGGAACACAAATTTCCTTGCTTCTATTTCCATGTCCAAAGTAAATAGGGACCCTGGAGACCAACAAGTTTTCAGGATACATTGATTTTCCAGTGACCACGACATTCCCCTCACCAAGAGTAACTTCAGCTATGAAATCTCTGTCTACCGTCCCTGCGCCAACTGTGGTGATCCATGGAGCGCCATTGTTGATAGTATAACCATGAGGGCCTCCATTACCTGCAGAACAAGATACGAAAATTCCCTTTTCCATTGCTGCAAAAGCTCCCAATGTAATTGGGTTTCTATAAAATGGTACCTCGAAAAAGCCTAAAGATAAGGACATGAGATCTACACCATCTTCAATGGCCTGATCCATCCCTGCCATTGTATCACTTGCAGCTGCATCATATGAGCTGTTAGCGTACAACACTTTATACATGGCAAGCCTAGCCCTTGGGGCAATACCAGTAGCTGTTCCTTTTGCATAACCAAAGTAATCAGCATAAGGGACACGGTTTCCAGCTGCAGTAGATGATGTATGAGTCCCATGTCCCTCATAATCCCTCGGAGAATCGTAATCGTCAGTTGTTGATATGTTCATTTCCCTTTTCATCCCTTTGCTAAATGAGCGCGCACCAATAAGTTTTTTATTACAATTCGAAGAATTGAAATCAACTCCAGTTTCACAAGCACCGCGCCAGCGAGAAGGGACTGGGGGCATACCATGATCACTAAAACTTTCACTTTCTGGCCATATTCCGGTATCAATTATACC
Encoded here:
- the LOC141666029 gene encoding subtilisin-like protease SBT3 — protein: MGGSNNFFLVLSLSLLISMLVGSVIIDHKTYIIHMDKSKMPAPFSTHHTWYMSALSSLEFDGVSPTHLYTYNHVMDGFSAVLSKKHVEQLQGMPGHLATYNETFGHRHTTHTPNYLGLKKHVGLWPASGFGDDMIIGIIDTGIWPESESFSDHGMPPVPSRWRGACETGVDFNSSNCNKKLIGARSFSKGMKREMNISTTDDYDSPRDYEGHGTHTSSTAAGNRVPYADYFGYAKGTATGIAPRARLAMYKVLYANSSYDAAASDTMAGMDQAIEDGVDLMSLSLGFFEVPFYRNPITLGAFAAMEKGIFVSCSAGNGGPHGYTINNGAPWITTVGAGTVDRDFIAEVTLGEGNVVVTGKSMYPENLLVSRVPIYFGHGNRSKEICVPDSLDPKDVEGKYIFCDFNNDPHVYPGPLYEMNRTGAAGAVFGSDEGQFYRPKEFNVPFVVMIPEHGELIKYYLINSDNPTVSIKFQNTQLGIKPAPQVAYFSSRGPDVRSPWILKPDILAPGVNILAAWAPNRGSALIGDDDYLLTDYALLSGTSMASPHIVGIAALLKATNRDWSSAAIRSAMMTTADIYDNSNGPIIDMTTGVPGTPLDYGAGHVNPNKAMDPGLVYDIKPEAYISYVCAMNYTRDEIMLLARRSDFSCENSTLDLNYPSFIVILNNTNTTSYTFNRVLTNTVDSSPSYRAVINVPLKGMHVVVQPSTITFSGKYSTAEFNMTVTIDLNQSPNSDYFGNYGYLSWNEINGKHVVRSPIISAIASPRT